The following coding sequences lie in one Candidatus Eisenbacteria bacterium genomic window:
- a CDS encoding lysophospholipid acyltransferase family protein, giving the protein MGDLLCRALPVPALYRLAHFLADVCFAVRASAREAVCGNLRVVLGPRVSEARVRTLGRRVFRNFAEGIVDFLRLGALPPGELEQAFEVEGREHLEQAVRSGSPVLFLTGHLGNWEWGAAWLGRKGVLKGVVAQRHPAQGVERLFRERREAFGLRVFTERDCAPGVLGVLRAGGTVGMLGDRDVTHDGTRADFFGRPTRVPRAHVSLALRSGAVILPGFVLRQPDGRQLLIFEPPLDPRVLGGREGGVDACLKVLEKYIRRYPEQWMVFEPVWPDAGGGLKWA; this is encoded by the coding sequence ATGGGCGACCTTCTGTGCCGGGCTCTTCCCGTGCCCGCGCTGTACCGGCTTGCCCATTTCCTGGCCGACGTGTGCTTCGCCGTGCGCGCCTCGGCGCGCGAGGCGGTGTGCGGCAACCTGCGCGTGGTGCTGGGTCCGCGGGTGTCCGAGGCGCGGGTGCGGACGCTGGGCCGGCGCGTGTTCCGCAATTTCGCGGAGGGCATCGTGGACTTCCTGCGGCTGGGCGCGCTGCCGCCCGGGGAGCTGGAGCAGGCCTTCGAGGTGGAAGGCCGCGAGCACCTGGAGCAGGCGGTACGCAGCGGAAGCCCGGTCCTTTTCCTCACCGGCCACCTGGGCAACTGGGAGTGGGGCGCCGCCTGGCTGGGGCGCAAGGGCGTGTTGAAGGGCGTGGTGGCACAGCGTCACCCCGCACAGGGCGTGGAGCGGCTGTTCCGCGAACGGCGCGAGGCATTCGGCCTGCGCGTGTTCACCGAGCGCGACTGCGCCCCCGGCGTGCTGGGCGTGCTGCGGGCGGGCGGCACGGTGGGAATGCTGGGGGATCGCGACGTGACCCACGACGGCACGCGCGCCGACTTCTTCGGCCGGCCCACGCGGGTGCCGCGGGCGCACGTGAGCCTGGCGCTGCGCTCGGGCGCGGTGATCCTGCCGGGCTTCGTGCTGCGCCAGCCCGACGGCCGACAGCTCCTGATCTTCGAGCCGCCCCTGGACCCGCGCGTGCTGGGCGGCCGGGAGGGGGGCGTGGATGCCTGCCTCAAGGTCCTCGAGAAGTACATCCGGCGCTACCCCGAGCAGTGGATGGTCTTCGAGCCGGTGTGGCCGGACGCCGGAGGAGGCCTCAAGTGGGCCTAG
- a CDS encoding MerR family transcriptional regulator, giving the protein MPETAPRLSKPYYSISEVATITEVKAHVLRYWETQFSMLRPRKNRAGNRMYRPQDIEFVLYLKDLLYERRFTIQGAKQKILTDKRTAHADPEVREQVEMDFRQAGKQRLLGEVRQGLENLLKELKKKL; this is encoded by the coding sequence ATGCCGGAAACGGCGCCCCGCCTTTCGAAGCCCTACTACTCCATCAGTGAGGTGGCAACCATCACCGAGGTGAAGGCGCACGTCCTCCGCTACTGGGAGACGCAGTTCTCCATGCTGCGCCCCAGGAAGAACCGCGCCGGCAACCGCATGTACCGGCCGCAGGACATCGAATTCGTGCTCTACCTTAAGGATCTGCTCTACGAGCGCCGCTTCACCATCCAGGGCGCCAAGCAGAAGATCCTCACCGACAAGCGCACCGCCCACGCCGACCCCGAGGTGCGCGAGCAGGTGGAAATGGACTTCAGGCAGGCCGGTAAGCAGCGCCTGCTGGGGGAGGTCCGCCAGGGGCTGGAGAACCTGCTCAAGGAGTTGAAGAAGAAGCTCTAG
- a CDS encoding NAD(P)-dependent glycerol-3-phosphate dehydrogenase, with amino-acid sequence MAEPAASRVGVLGAGSWGTTLALHLARKGETVTLWDGDAAHVARLEAEGRNERHVPGEKFPPSITVTPWLEDACGGPVVIFAVPAAAMTPVAESVAKAHPEWAGLPVTVAKGFEGESGRRMSQVLAGALPAAASRRVVALAGPSLAREVAGGLPVTLVAAGPEAEAREVQALFSGRNMRVYTNPDIAGVEYAGALKNIIAIAAGILDGMGLGDNARGALITRGLAEMVRLGTALGSRAESFYGLCGVGDLVTTCSSRLSRNHQVGERLAGGQKLEAILQELGQVAEGVPAARAAVDLARRAGVEMPIAQQVHEVLFSGKDPRRALDELMSRGLKPEVNATR; translated from the coding sequence GTGGCTGAGCCCGCCGCGAGCCGCGTGGGCGTGCTGGGAGCGGGAAGCTGGGGCACCACCCTGGCGCTGCACCTCGCGCGCAAGGGCGAGACCGTGACCCTGTGGGACGGGGACGCCGCGCACGTGGCGCGCCTGGAGGCCGAGGGCCGCAACGAGCGCCACGTGCCGGGTGAGAAGTTTCCGCCCTCGATCACGGTGACACCGTGGCTCGAAGACGCCTGCGGCGGGCCGGTAGTGATCTTCGCCGTGCCCGCCGCGGCCATGACCCCGGTGGCCGAGTCGGTGGCGAAGGCGCATCCGGAGTGGGCCGGTCTGCCGGTCACCGTGGCCAAGGGCTTCGAAGGCGAGAGCGGCCGGCGCATGAGCCAGGTGCTGGCCGGCGCGCTGCCCGCCGCGGCTTCCCGGCGCGTGGTCGCGCTGGCGGGGCCGTCGCTGGCGCGGGAGGTGGCCGGGGGCCTGCCCGTCACGCTGGTCGCCGCCGGCCCGGAGGCCGAGGCCCGCGAGGTGCAGGCGCTCTTCTCGGGTCGCAACATGAGGGTGTACACCAACCCGGACATCGCAGGGGTGGAATATGCCGGAGCGCTCAAGAACATCATCGCCATCGCCGCCGGGATCCTGGATGGCATGGGGCTGGGCGACAACGCCCGCGGCGCGCTCATCACCCGCGGACTGGCCGAGATGGTCCGCCTGGGCACGGCGCTGGGCTCCCGGGCGGAGTCCTTCTACGGTCTGTGCGGGGTGGGGGACCTGGTGACCACCTGCTCCAGCCGCCTTTCGCGCAACCACCAGGTGGGGGAGCGGCTGGCAGGGGGACAGAAGCTGGAGGCGATCTTGCAGGAACTGGGACAGGTGGCCGAGGGTGTGCCCGCCGCGCGCGCCGCGGTGGACCTGGCCCGCCGCGCGGGGGTGGAGATGCCCATCGCGCAGCAGGTCCACGAGGTGTTGTTCTCGGGAAAGGACCCGCGCCGCGCGCTCGACGAGCTGATGAGCCGCGGCCTGAAGCCGGAAGTGAACGCGACGCGGTAG
- the plsY gene encoding glycerol-3-phosphate 1-O-acyltransferase PlsY — translation MRAALLLLAAYLLGSLPWSLWASRLRGVDLRTVGSGNLGATNVYRALGPAWGIGVLALDMLKGAAAVALARSFSSQEPVWLPSAALVTAVLGHVFTVFAGFRGGKGVATGLGGFLALAPIPGFTAVGVWLALFAVSRIVSLASLAAFVALPVAEILTGSGRPDFAYVVGLTVLVAMLVWWRHRDNIRRILGGQEPRLGSKPGAGTARG, via the coding sequence ATGCGCGCCGCGCTGCTGCTCCTCGCCGCGTACCTGCTGGGCAGCCTGCCGTGGTCGCTGTGGGCTTCGCGGCTCCGCGGGGTGGACCTGCGCACCGTGGGCAGCGGCAATCTCGGGGCCACCAACGTGTATCGCGCGCTGGGGCCGGCGTGGGGCATCGGGGTGCTGGCGCTGGACATGCTGAAGGGGGCGGCCGCGGTGGCGCTGGCGCGGAGCTTCAGTTCGCAGGAGCCGGTGTGGCTACCCTCGGCGGCCCTGGTGACGGCGGTGCTGGGCCACGTGTTCACCGTGTTCGCCGGGTTCCGGGGAGGCAAGGGCGTGGCCACCGGGCTGGGAGGCTTCCTGGCGCTGGCGCCGATCCCGGGCTTCACTGCCGTGGGGGTGTGGCTGGCCCTGTTCGCAGTGTCGCGCATCGTGTCGCTGGCCTCGCTGGCAGCGTTCGTTGCGCTGCCGGTGGCCGAGATCCTGACCGGAAGCGGGCGGCCGGACTTCGCCTACGTGGTGGGGCTCACGGTGCTGGTGGCGATGCTGGTGTGGTGGCGGCACCGGGACAACATTCGCCGCATCCTCGGCGGGCAGGAGCCCCGGTTGGGCTCGAAGCCCGGGGCGGGGACCGCCCGTGGCTGA
- a CDS encoding T9SS type A sorting domain-containing protein has product MLRLPSPSALALALVLTLPSAPVHAQIGIEHIPTVDAKHVLAGDVDGDGFKEIVAVEAVEYTPVYSVRAQVYKRRGIRWELLDSFLLDVDWVNDRAQLLRRNGDTGPLDLVINKNSHGGLYVYQNDGTGHFASPPVVVPTPSDCAVQLPGALYVDPLRPSSGQFLVCAAWINGPVGAGLAWFPLPLGSASATLEATSGASPIQVAVADFDGDTRPDMWVGGLMERGPGWWPNQCMYRFGTGPGREMGAWQDLGLSSFGLDEYNPPHVSDADNDGDLDVQGGLGDAFSALPSQVGGMENGGGTDMMAYGGSLTGPQKRYSLIYKWADLNHDNLTDVVTLSLGRPVQTNFGFADSLGFTSFLGIAGLGISYDSQRVYDCHNSPNTDATSGFDLELADLDGDGNEDVALLTPGSITVYPGRGDGSFVFGPDAPAIRQLELGPEAARVLALADMDQDGHGEILVGLESPTNSLQRIEVDSLTSEFAVRQSVDAGVVVTHIAVGDLRMDGITDAVLGRGPNTIAVARLEGAPAYLSVTSYDEPLDGGSGAGEIRGLALTDVTGDSLPEIIVTSPGALGDHYEIDDVSNDPWYLPSLHYFQVSGGVTGCALGPWTTGTPQPDLIALFRDSSQVHYVEDPSPTGSLSNMVGRPGSIAPRTDSPHPFEMTFLGGTWPGYHMVVANAGSHEVSILRQYAPDTPVWVDFTTYPVAGEPVAVAIGDLNGDHVPDVAVACDAPSTLTIYYGDAAGGLTGRRDIPVVGVGPLRDVRIGDVTRDGSPDLVYLTSGAAFGGPAARPSGTRRTAALRSDLFAIDFRGDRPGVVGVGGPPAGGGRAGRVELSLAPNPMRGSGSVAFSMPTAGHMVLEVFDVSGRRVARVAEGMFPAGRHSLVIGPTVLGAAARSGVYFVRLQTPAGISTRRMVRVN; this is encoded by the coding sequence TTGCTGCGGCTCCCCAGTCCCTCCGCCCTCGCTCTCGCACTTGTGCTCACGCTGCCCTCCGCACCTGTCCACGCCCAGATCGGCATCGAGCACATCCCGACCGTCGACGCCAAGCATGTCCTGGCGGGGGACGTGGATGGGGACGGATTCAAGGAAATCGTGGCAGTCGAAGCCGTCGAGTACACCCCGGTGTATTCTGTGCGCGCCCAGGTCTACAAGCGGCGCGGAATCCGCTGGGAACTCCTGGACTCCTTCCTCCTTGACGTAGACTGGGTCAACGACCGCGCCCAATTGCTGCGGCGCAACGGCGACACCGGGCCTCTGGACCTGGTGATCAACAAGAACTCCCACGGCGGGCTCTACGTGTACCAAAACGACGGGACGGGACACTTCGCCTCGCCTCCCGTTGTGGTGCCCACTCCCTCGGACTGCGCGGTGCAGTTGCCTGGAGCGCTGTACGTCGACCCGTTGCGACCGTCCTCGGGGCAGTTCCTGGTGTGCGCGGCGTGGATCAATGGCCCGGTGGGCGCGGGACTGGCCTGGTTCCCCCTGCCACTGGGATCGGCGAGTGCCACACTCGAAGCAACGTCCGGAGCAAGCCCAATCCAGGTCGCCGTCGCCGACTTCGACGGCGATACCCGGCCGGACATGTGGGTCGGTGGTCTCATGGAGCGCGGGCCCGGCTGGTGGCCCAACCAGTGCATGTACCGCTTCGGCACCGGGCCAGGCCGCGAAATGGGAGCCTGGCAGGACCTGGGTCTCTCGAGCTTCGGCCTGGACGAGTACAATCCGCCACATGTCTCCGACGCCGACAACGACGGCGACCTGGACGTCCAGGGGGGGCTGGGGGACGCGTTCTCCGCGCTGCCGTCCCAGGTGGGCGGCATGGAAAACGGCGGCGGCACCGACATGATGGCCTATGGAGGTTCGCTCACCGGGCCGCAGAAGCGCTATTCCCTGATCTACAAGTGGGCGGACCTCAACCATGACAACCTCACGGACGTGGTGACCCTGTCGCTGGGTCGGCCCGTCCAGACGAACTTCGGCTTCGCCGACTCGCTCGGATTCACATCCTTCCTCGGCATCGCGGGCCTCGGCATCAGCTACGATTCCCAACGCGTCTACGATTGCCACAATTCCCCCAACACCGACGCCACCAGCGGCTTCGATCTTGAACTCGCCGACCTCGACGGGGACGGCAATGAGGACGTGGCGCTGCTGACTCCGGGCAGCATCACCGTCTATCCCGGGCGCGGCGACGGGTCCTTCGTCTTCGGCCCCGACGCGCCCGCGATCCGGCAACTGGAGCTCGGACCCGAGGCGGCACGAGTGCTCGCGCTCGCGGACATGGACCAGGACGGCCACGGGGAAATACTCGTGGGGCTGGAGAGCCCCACCAACTCGCTCCAGCGCATCGAGGTGGATTCCCTCACGTCCGAATTCGCGGTGCGCCAGAGCGTGGATGCCGGCGTGGTGGTCACCCACATTGCGGTCGGTGACCTGCGGATGGATGGGATCACTGACGCGGTGCTGGGGCGAGGGCCGAATACGATCGCGGTGGCCCGACTCGAAGGCGCGCCGGCTTACCTGAGCGTCACCTCCTACGACGAGCCGCTGGACGGCGGCAGTGGCGCAGGTGAGATCCGCGGCCTGGCGCTGACGGATGTGACCGGCGACTCCCTGCCCGAAATCATAGTCACCAGCCCGGGGGCGCTCGGAGACCACTACGAGATCGACGATGTTTCCAACGACCCATGGTATCTGCCAAGCCTGCACTACTTCCAGGTATCGGGCGGGGTGACCGGCTGCGCACTCGGGCCATGGACCACCGGCACGCCCCAACCGGACCTGATCGCGCTCTTCCGGGACAGCAGCCAGGTGCATTATGTCGAGGATCCCAGCCCCACGGGCAGCCTCAGCAACATGGTGGGCAGGCCAGGGAGCATCGCCCCGCGCACGGATTCCCCGCACCCCTTCGAGATGACGTTCCTGGGCGGCACCTGGCCGGGGTACCACATGGTGGTGGCCAACGCCGGCTCGCATGAGGTGAGTATCCTTCGGCAGTACGCTCCCGACACGCCGGTCTGGGTCGACTTCACGACCTACCCCGTGGCGGGCGAGCCCGTGGCCGTCGCGATCGGCGATCTCAACGGGGACCATGTTCCGGACGTGGCGGTGGCTTGCGACGCTCCCAGCACCTTGACGATCTACTACGGGGACGCTGCGGGAGGGCTCACCGGCAGGCGGGACATCCCGGTCGTGGGCGTGGGACCGCTCCGCGATGTCCGGATCGGAGACGTGACCCGAGACGGCAGTCCGGACCTGGTCTACCTGACATCCGGGGCCGCGTTCGGGGGTCCGGCCGCGCGTCCTTCGGGCACCCGCCGCACGGCCGCGTTGCGTTCCGACCTGTTCGCCATCGATTTCCGCGGGGACCGGCCGGGCGTGGTCGGGGTCGGCGGTCCGCCTGCAGGTGGCGGAAGGGCCGGGCGGGTTGAATTGTCCCTGGCCCCGAACCCGATGAGAGGATCCGGCAGCGTGGCCTTCTCGATGCCGACTGCCGGCCACATGGTCCTGGAAGTGTTTGATGTCAGCGGGCGACGGGTGGCCCGAGTGGCCGAGGGGATGTTCCCAGCCGGCCGGCACAGCCTGGTCATTGGTCCCACGGTCCTGGGAGCCGCCGCGCGCAGCGGCGTGTACTTCGTGCGGTTACAGACGCCGGCGGGAATCAGCACGCGGCGCATGGTCCGGGTGAACTGA